One segment of Synchiropus splendidus isolate RoL2022-P1 chromosome 4, RoL_Sspl_1.0, whole genome shotgun sequence DNA contains the following:
- the usp44 gene encoding ubiquitin carboxyl-terminal hydrolase 44 — MDRCKHVGRLRLAPDHSILNPQKWHCVDCNTTESIWACLGCAHVACGRYIEEHALQHFQQQGHPLAMEVNELYVFCYLCDDYVLNDNATGDLKLLRSTLSAIQSQRYEVTTRSGRTLRSTSSAVDSLMPSGAQELQLKDEDRMFTALWHRRRALMGRIFRFWFGLTDCGKRRAEEERRNEEEEEQKRQARERRKALKRQLQEELDNTPIRKSRRLHRKKGQAPVATVSLASIKKTKTQVPLLVSSKIRTRSPAVPPTKKTATRKKPQPTPKKRTAASKSKRKSSTVPPSRSQTASRRKQNAKNGGSPFKRRPTVTPGVTGLRNLGNTCYMNSILQVLSHLHVFRECFLRLDLTQVLELLASAVHGQMTVKASPQANLNQRKGMHATSGSGAGLSGGASRGRNMELIQPKEPSSKHISLCHELHTLFQVMWSGKWALVSPFAMLHSVWQLIPAFRGYAQQDAQEFLCELLDKVQHELESTGTHNTSVGVPQKRLIRQVLSVVNTIFHGQLLSQVTCLACEHRSNTVEPFWDLSLEFPERYHSNSRESAAQASCHLTEMLAKFTETEALEGSIYACDQCNSLRRRSTSKTVVLTEAQKQLMIHRLPQVLRLHLKRFRWSGRNHREKIGVHVSFDQVLDMEPYCCRDPSSSTVSCSSPSSPSSPKPKHFLYELSAVVMHHGKGFGSGHYTAYCYNKEGGFWVHCNDSKMNVCSVEEVCRAQAYILFYTQRVTQDKDRPL, encoded by the exons ATGGACAGGTGTAAGCATGTGGGGCGGTTGCGACTCGCCCCTGATCACTCCATCCTTAATCCGCAAAAATGGCACTGCGTGGACTGCAACACCACGGAATCCATATGGGCCTGTCTGGGCTGCGCACATGTCGCGTGTGGCCGCTATATCGAGGAGCACGCCCTGcagcatttccagcagcaagGCCATCCTCTGGCAATGGAGGTGAACGAACTCTATGTGTTTTGCTACTTGTGTGATGACTATGTCCTGAATGACAACGCCACTGGAGACCTCAAGCTGCTGCGCAGCACGCTCAGTGCCATCCAGAGTCAGCGCTACGAGGTCACCACCCGCAGTGGGCGCACTCTCCGATCCACTAGTTCTGCTGTTGATTCCCTGATGCCATCCGGGGCCCAAGAGCTTCAGCTAAAGGATGAGGACAGGATGTTTACGGCACTTTGGCACCGTCGCCGAGCACTAATGGGCCGAATTTTCCGCTTCTGGTTTGGACTGACGGACTGTGGAAAGAGGAGGGcggaggaagagagaaggaacgaggaggaggaggagcagaaaagACAGGCCAGGGAGAGGAGGAAAGCTCTGAAGAGGCAGttgcaggaggagctggacaaCACTCCCATCAGGAAGAGTCGGCGCTTGCATCGTAAAAAAGGACAAGCACCAGTTGCCACAGTGAGTCTGGCAAGTATTAAGAAGACAAAAACCCAGGTGCCTTTGTTGGTCAGCAGCAAGATAAGGACTCGTAGCCCTGCTGTGCCACCCACCAAAAAGACTGCTACCAGGAAAAAGCCCCAACCAACCCCCAAAAAACGGACAGCTGCCAGTAAATCCAAGCGCAAATCATCGACAGTTCCTCCCAGTCGTTCTCAAACCGCTAGCCGCCGGAAGCAGAATGCCAAGAATGGCGGATCACCGTTTAAACGTCGGCCCACCGTGACGCCTGGTGTAACCGGCCTAAGAAATTTGGGGAACACTTGTTATATGAACTCTATTTTGCAGGTTCTAAGCCaccttcatgttttcagggagtGCTTTCTGCGCCTGGACCTGACCCAGGTGTTGGAGCTTCTGGCGTCTGCTGTCCATGGGCAAATGACTGTGAAAGCGTCACCCCAGGCAAACCTGAACCAAAGGAAAGGAATGCACGCCACCTCAGGTTCTGGGGCCGGTCTAAGCGGTGGCGCTTCTCGAGGCCGCAACATGGAGCTTATACAACCCAAAGAGCCCAGCTCCAAACACATCTCCCTCTGCCACGAGTTGCACACCTTGTTCCAAGTCATGTGGTCTGGGAAGTGGGCGCTGGTGTCGCCGTTTGCCATGCTTCATTCTGTATGGCAGCTGATCCCTGCTTTCCGAGGTTACGCTCAGCAGGACGCTCAGGAGTTCTTGTGTGAGCTGCTGGACAAGGTTCAACATGAGCTGGAGAGCACCGGTACACACAACACAAGTGTGGGAGTCCCACAGAAGAGACTGATCAGACAAGTGCTCAGTGTTGTCAACACCATCTTTCACGGCCAGCTTCTCAGCCAG GTGACCTGTTTGGCTTGTGAACATCGCTCCAACACTGTAGAACCGTTCTGGGATCTGTCGCTGGAGTTTCCTGAGCGCTATCACAGCAACAGCAGGGAGTCGGCCGCCCAGGCTTCCTGCCATCTGACTGAAATGCTGGCCAAGTTTACAGAAACTGAAGCACTGGAGGGCAGCATTTACGCCTGTGACCAGTGCAACT CACTTCGGCGACGAAGCACCTCCAAAACTGTTGTCCTGACCGAAGCACAGAAGCAGCTGATGATCCACAGACTCCCTCAGGTTTTGCGGCTTCACCTTAAACGATTCAG GTGGTCCGGGAGGAACCACCGGGAGAAGATCGGAGTCCATGTCTCCTTCGACCAGGTCCTGGACATGGAGCCCTACTGCTGCCGAGACCCCTCATCCAGCACCGTTTCCTGCTCCAGTCCCAGCAGTCCGAGCTCGCCAAAACCCAAACACTTCCTGTACGAACTCTCAGCCGTGGTGATGCATCATGGGAAAGGCTTTGGATCTGGCCACTACACAGCGTACTGCTACAACAAAGAGGGAG GCTTCTGGGTTCACTGCAATGACTCCAAGATGAACGTGTGTTCGGTGGAGGAGGTGTGTCGTGCTCAAGCTTACATCCTCTTCTACACCCAGCGTGTGACTCAGGACAAAGACCGGCCGCTATGA